The Marinobacter halotolerans genome includes a window with the following:
- a CDS encoding DUF3047 domain-containing protein: protein MINHRLSKTGLAACLVLLLAAVYSTLAFPQNEKESLLKPFSTATSLAPEWEELKFPNIDRLTRYTLVTENGQQAVMASTDNSASGLIARIRVEPGEKLMLRWRWKISSVYENGNARRKSGDDYPARIYVAFEFEPDKAGFFERAKRQAAALVFGQELPGNALNYIWANQLDKGTLVANPFTDTTMMIAVESGNDKAGQWLSAERDIVADYRRAFGAEPPAIVGVAIMSDSDNTGASARAWYGDVTLTREHR, encoded by the coding sequence ATGATCAACCATCGTTTAAGCAAAACCGGGCTTGCGGCATGTCTGGTCCTGCTGCTTGCCGCCGTCTATTCCACCCTGGCTTTCCCCCAGAACGAAAAGGAGTCGCTTCTAAAGCCCTTCTCTACCGCCACCTCCCTGGCGCCAGAGTGGGAGGAACTGAAATTCCCCAATATCGACCGCCTTACCCGATACACCCTGGTGACGGAGAACGGCCAGCAGGCGGTCATGGCGTCAACAGACAACAGTGCCTCGGGCCTGATTGCGCGCATTCGGGTGGAACCCGGGGAGAAACTGATGTTGCGTTGGCGCTGGAAGATTTCATCGGTGTACGAAAACGGTAACGCGCGGCGCAAGTCCGGTGATGATTACCCGGCCCGCATTTACGTAGCCTTCGAGTTTGAACCGGACAAAGCCGGTTTTTTTGAGCGGGCAAAACGCCAGGCCGCGGCCCTGGTTTTCGGTCAGGAGCTGCCGGGCAACGCCCTGAACTACATCTGGGCCAACCAGTTGGATAAAGGCACCCTGGTGGCCAATCCCTTCACCGACACCACCATGATGATTGCGGTGGAATCCGGCAACGACAAAGCGGGCCAGTGGCTGTCTGCCGAGCGGGATATTGTGGCCGATTACCGCCGTGCCTTTGGAGCCGAGCCACCGGCCATTGTGGGCGTGGCCATTATGTCGGATTCCGACAATACCGGCGCAAGTGCCAGGGCATGGTATGGAGACGTCACCCTGACCCGGGAACATCGTTAA
- a CDS encoding surface lipoprotein assembly modifier: MQPIQRILTLPAVLSLAMAPLLVYAQQAEDKARLNGYVEGGFEHDSNVTVDELNTASDQSDGAWIFDAGLDGILKPVEPVTVTLGYSLSGRRYQNLDQFDQNIHLLSADISYDFDPVTIGTSYYYSKATLGPNGSDPFLDFRRASVYLGSMVGQDVYLRASLQGKRKDFEESNARDSDIRGVSLDSFFFFNQAQSHVLLGLDGSREDAKSEAFDNDLLRVRTALVHKFSLGGEDNRLRFGWRYEKRRYDEVTVSGSSPQFNNPLAGGLTERTTSERVDNAHILEASWRIGLSEVFSLEPSVSWGHYSSNEASADYQKTVAGVTLKAGF, translated from the coding sequence ATGCAACCGATACAACGCATTCTCACCCTGCCCGCTGTCCTGAGCCTTGCGATGGCCCCGTTGCTTGTGTACGCCCAGCAGGCAGAGGATAAGGCACGTCTCAATGGGTATGTTGAGGGCGGTTTTGAACACGACAGCAACGTGACCGTGGATGAACTGAATACCGCCTCTGACCAGAGCGATGGCGCCTGGATATTCGATGCCGGTCTGGACGGGATCCTGAAACCCGTTGAACCCGTGACCGTTACGCTTGGCTATTCGCTGTCCGGCAGACGCTACCAGAATCTTGATCAGTTCGATCAGAATATCCATCTGCTGTCGGCGGATATCAGCTATGACTTTGATCCGGTCACCATCGGAACCAGCTACTACTATTCAAAAGCGACGCTTGGGCCCAATGGCTCGGATCCGTTTCTCGATTTCCGCCGTGCCAGTGTCTATCTCGGCAGCATGGTCGGCCAGGACGTCTACCTTCGGGCCAGCCTGCAGGGCAAACGCAAGGATTTCGAGGAAAGCAACGCCCGGGATTCCGATATCCGCGGGGTAAGTCTGGATTCGTTTTTCTTTTTCAACCAGGCCCAAAGCCATGTACTGCTTGGCCTGGATGGCAGTCGTGAAGACGCGAAGTCAGAGGCTTTCGATAATGACCTGCTGCGCGTCCGCACGGCGCTGGTGCACAAGTTTTCGCTGGGCGGTGAAGACAACCGGCTCCGGTTCGGCTGGCGTTATGAGAAGCGCCGGTACGATGAGGTGACCGTTTCCGGCTCTTCGCCGCAGTTCAACAATCCCCTGGCCGGTGGCCTGACCGAGCGAACCACCAGTGAGCGGGTCGATAACGCCCATATTCTGGAGGCAAGCTGGCGGATTGGTCTGAGCGAGGTATTCAGCCTGGAGCCCAGCGTGTCCTGGGGCCACTACTCCTCCAATGAGGCGTCGGCGGACTACCAGAAGACCGTGGCGGGGGTGACGCTCAAGGCGGGATTCTGA